In one Thermococcus celericrescens genomic region, the following are encoded:
- a CDS encoding peroxiredoxin, producing MNVGEKAPDFVLKDQNGEDFRLSNFSGKKVLLSFHPLAWTGICEKQMKALEENHERFEGLNVVPVGISVDAVPSKKAWAEHIGLKKLRILSDFWPHGEVAKLYGLFREKDGFSERANVLIDEDGKVAFFKVYPIREVPDLEGIFGLLEGG from the coding sequence ATGAACGTTGGTGAAAAGGCTCCGGATTTCGTTCTGAAGGATCAGAACGGTGAGGATTTCAGACTGAGCAATTTCAGCGGAAAGAAGGTTCTGCTGTCCTTCCATCCCCTAGCCTGGACCGGGATATGTGAGAAGCAGATGAAAGCCCTTGAGGAAAACCATGAACGCTTTGAGGGCCTGAACGTCGTTCCCGTCGGGATAAGCGTCGACGCCGTGCCGAGCAAGAAGGCCTGGGCCGAGCATATCGGCCTCAAGAAGCTCAGGATTCTGAGCGATTTCTGGCCGCACGGGGAGGTTGCAAAGCTCTACGGCCTGTTCCGTGAAAAGGATGGCTTTTCCGAGAGGGCAAACGTCCTCATAGACGAAGACGGGAAGGTGGCGTTCTTCAAGGTCTATCCGATAAGGGAAGTGCCCGACCTGGAGGGGATATTCGGGCTCCTGGAGGGAGGGTGA